Part of the Sylvia atricapilla isolate bSylAtr1 chromosome 1, bSylAtr1.pri, whole genome shotgun sequence genome, CTGTGAGCTGGCCTGTTCACACACCAGGCGGGCAGCAGGATTTCTGCACAGTGCGGGACCCAGGCACAAAGGTTGCATCTGTGTTTATGGAGACAAGTGAAAAGACATAGGAGATTGGTTCTTGAAGTGCCCCAACTAAAAGAAGATCGATGGGATTTCAGGTAATTTAGGTGTGTTAAAGAGGCACCCTGGAACTCAGAGGTATAGCCAGATGTAAGCAGATAGAAAACTTTCACAGTTTTGACCAATAGAGAAAACCAAAGGCAGGAATTGTGTCAAACGCAGCCAGCCGTGCCTAGATCCTTCCAAGTACTTTCAGGCACGGGGCTACTTTGGTAATCAGAAGGAAGACTACTTGAGTACAAGTAACTTATGTCAGTGAGTCATCTCCATGTGCTGTTTGCCCATTTATTCCTGTAAAGAACAACCCAtataacacaaataattttaaaaatacagctacaAGTATTTGTCAGGCATCTTGTATTTGTGGCATATTACCAGAAACAGACTTTTAAACACAGATGCTTTGTGCTGGGGGGtattttcccctctgctcactTTGTTTCTCAAGGAAGCAGGCTTGACACACTATGTTCACGTTAACTCACTCACCTCCCTTCTACCAAAGCTCCCAAGCCTAAGTGGAGGGTCAGAATCTTTGTCAGGCCTtaaatttaaggaaaatgaaGGCCTCTTGTATATCTCTTGGTTAGAAAGCTCAAGCTTTGATCAGTTTCAGGTCTTAGCAAATATAAACAGGACCCGAAGCTGCTTGCAAGAGAACCACTACTTGTTTTAATTAGAATTCAAGTTCTCTCCTATGcttgcagcagaagcagcaaccTGATCCTTAATGGATTAAACAAAACTGTTCTCTGTAACTCTGGgctttggttggttggtttaaGGATTAATCACAGTTCCTTTATTTGAGACACttaaaagcaacaataaaaatgGCTCTTTTGTTGCTTTACATATGAAGCTTACTCTTAGCATTATCTATGGAAATCTAAACCCAAAAAGACAACTAGGCAGTTCCATAGTTCAGTTTTGTGACTCTACATGCATGTCAAAAGAATAAACTTCTTAAATTCAATGTGTTCACCACAAATTATGAAGTTTTATAACTAGCAACCCCAGGATCTTTTGATTGTAACacacatggggaaaaaaaatccaaataaactAAGTATTAGTTCAGTCTTGCACAGCAAGAACTAAGAATTGAAAACTTGGTAATTTTACCAAAATATCGATTTTAATACAGGTACTTGTCTGTATATAAACTAAGATTTCAGCCAAAAATCAAACCtttaaattgttaaaaatacatttttcatgaAGTGCTGCACAACCATATAGTTGCCAGCCTCCAATAAAACCAGGATgccaaaatttaattttcctggtGTTTACAGCTGGCATATTCTTCCTTAAATATACAGTCCTCTCACATAgcattttttctgcctgtggttTCTATTGTCCTTCTTcacaaaaaccaccacagaaCTATCTCTTGGCACAcgtaagaaaagaaacaagtgaGGAAAATTTGTCAATCAGCTTTATTCAACGATGACCATCATTTAAGCATCGGCAATAGTAACTTCAACTTCCACGCCTGGCTCGATGCTGATGGAAGTGATCTGCTTCACGATCTCAGAAGGGCTGTGCAAGTCAATGAGCCGCTTGTGGATACGCATCTGGAAGCGATCCCAGGTCTTGGAACCCTCACCACAAGGTGTCTTCCTGGTAGTGATCCGCAGGGTCTGAAAAGTCAAGCACGAGCTATTTAGGCGATGCACTGAGAGGAGTCATCTACAATCACCTACAAATACTGTATGGTATCTATGCCATTAGAAAGCTACCTATTAAGTTACATGGTCTACTGATGTTAACACTCCTTCCCTacagatttaatttcatttaaaaaattaattcattattaaaataaattgaacaGAAAAACCCCTTCCACATTCAGCACGTTTTGCACTTAACAGCTACCCTAGGTGTCAAAGCAACTTGTGAAATCATCTTTTTACAATGGGTCACCCTCGGTTTAGCAGCACTGCTTTTTAACTCACCttttgtcctttaaaaaaatatcattttaagCATAtagctgcagaaagaaaacgaacttttaaaacaggaaaacaagtgTCAAGTACCTTGGTGGGCATGCGAACAGGTCCCTTCaccttcaggtttttttctttagcacCTCTGATCAAGTcagcacaaactgaaaaaatacatgcaaTAGGGTCAGGCTTGTGACTGTTTTACTTGCTTGATTTTTTAAGCAAGTGTTTTAAACAAGATGTTGGCTCAGAATAGCGTATGAGTGATCACTGCCATTCATTTTAAGCATTATCCTCATAGCCAACCACGTACAACTGGAAGTGTTGTGACATGATGAGCAAAATCAGTCCAACAGTAAGCAAAAGCCATTACTGCAAGTTTAAACCGTATTTAAGCTGTTAGCAGCCTGAAGACCCTGCATATAGTAACCTATTTTACACTTTTATTATATGTTTAAACAGTGGCAAAGGCAGTTCCTAAACAAGATTAAAATTTTTCCAAAGAACATTATACTAAACTCTTCATAACACAAATGACAAAATATTGATAAACCAGTGCCTTTCATTTCTTATACATTCCAAGCATGATAACTATTTCAAAATTCCCCATTAGAACCAAAGGGAAGAAGCTGCATTCTCTTAGTCATTATGACATAAGTTTTCTGCATAATGAAAACCCCAGAAACACtaactttcattaaaaattaaatcagaattaatttttaggTGTATGAAGCACTTTGGGCTGGCTTTGCAAGCCAAGGCACATACAAAAAGGCAAACAGCAACACCTTTAATTACAACCGGTTTTAATACATTGTATTTTGCAATGCCTTACATAGCACCTTTTATTCATTACTTGACAAGCTACCCAAGTAAACAGAAGTACAACTCACCCTTCTCCAGTGATTTTACATTACGACTTGTCAAAGTAATCCTGATGCGATGAATCGCCACCTCTTGTTCCACAGGTGCCTTGCCAGTATCTTTAAAGGCCTAAAATGTTGAAGTTACAAATATCAGACACTACAGTGAACACCAACTAACACTTATCCACTGCCTCTTAGAAACAGGTTCCTAAAGTGTAAAGAACAATTCAGCTATGAGACTATTTAACACTATTGCCTAGAAGGGCATGGTAGAAATAATGGGAAGAGAGTGAAAGAGCAAAGTCCTAACTCTAAGGAAAAGCAATCTTTTAGTGTCTAACTAACTGCATCTCAGGGTGGGAAGCTGGAAGCACACCCTTCCCTGGTTTGCCTATATACAGCTGGCACAAacattctttttcctcaaaaaaaaaaaaaaaaaaaaaaaaaaaatcagtcttcaTGTACCTTACAACTTAACACCACCACAAATGAAGCAGCAGACTTTATCACAAACCTTCAACAATTCCCACtacgagaaaaaaaaaaggagcacCTGGCCAGAAATACTAATTCGGCCACTCAGGAAACTGATTTGACAAGCTTAAGCAATTAAACACTTGCAAATAATGGGGCATTAATGTGAGTTAAGTGAGCTGATGAAATAGGAGTAAATTACTGTTAAAAAAGGTCTTAagagatatgaaaaaaaaatatatatatgcctCTATAAAAATATAGATTGGGGGGTTCCCCACAGGATGGAGCCACACTCTTCTCGGTGGTGCCGACCAGTAAGACAGGAGTCAacgggcagaaactgatgcacagaagttccacctgaacatgaagaacttctttactgtgcaggtgactgagcactggaacagaccgcccagagaggctgtgtgTGGTGTATCCCTCCCTGGACATATTCACGAGCCGTCTGGACTCAATCCCGTGCCATGTGCTCAAGGATGATCCACTGTGGACCCTTCCAGCTTGACCTATTCCGTGATTCGTGAAACACGGGATGTCACACTGACGATGAGGTGCTACCTGCCGCATTACCTGACCGTGTCCCCCAACAAGGGCCGCCTTTAAGGGCAGCGACACGAGGCCGGATCAGCCCCGCTTTCCGGGCTGCGGCCGCCTCCCCTCGGCCCGCGCTTCCCCGCGGTGCCGCTCCCGAAGGGAACCGCTCTGCCAGGCCCACAGGCCGCCCTCCCTGCCCGCCGGCTGGCGGTGAGCTCCGGGAGCCGTCCCAGCAGCCAAGAACCATCCGCGCACGGCCGGGAAGCGCCGCGCTTGCCCGGGATCGAGGGCCCGGGCGGGCACGGCGGCCACGCGGTGGGGCCGGCAcggcggccccgctccctcccctgtccctggcGCTCCCCCGCCTCACCATGGCGGCAGCGGAGCCTTCCTGACCGACTTATTCCCGGGCtcgggcggcgcggggcccaGCGAACAGCGGTGAGCCAGGAGCAGGCGGCGCGGGAGaggcgggcgcggcggcggcgggcgcttATATAGCGGAGCGGCGCCGCCTCCATCCGGGCGCTGCGGGACCTTTCACCCGGCCGCCGGGCGCGGAAGCGCCGGGGCGGAGAGGCCGGGCTGGCGCTGCTTCCTGCGGCCATGGTGGCCCTGTAGTCTCTGCTGGTGGCGAGTGGAGAGAGGCCTGGGCCGGCAGCCGCAGTGCCCCTCCTCGGACTTGGCCCGTCCTGCGGGACACAGCGCCCTGCCCGCCCGGGTCCCGCGGGCACCTCGGGCTCCCGCTGGCCTTTTCCGGGAGATGCCGGCCTTTGCTGGGGGGAGCGCCGGGATTTGGCCCACAAGCGAGGCTTTATCGCTTCCAGTGATAGCGGGCCTGTTCCCGTCTGAGCCTTTGGgtctttttatcttctttcattACTGAAAGCGAGAGGACGTGGTCTTAAGCTGTGCCACCGGAGGTTTATGTTGGACATTAATAGGGATTTATTCACAGAAGGGATGAatagacattggaatgggctgcccagggagatggcGGGCACTGTTCCGGGGGGGGTTAAGGAGAGACTGAACGGGCCATGGTCCAGTTGAATGTGGTAGTGCtcggtcacaggttggactcggAGGTCCCAGAGGTCTGTTCCTGCCCAGGTGATTCTGTAAAGAGGAGGTGCGAGAGCAGAAGTTTTGAGTAAAACGCACTAATTTTATTCGTGCTTAAATTTAAGAATgtaagtgattttttaaaatggaagttCCATTATCtgttcaggttggacattggaggggtattttttttttttttttttactgatcaCTGTCTTTGATTTGGCCTGGACAGTGGTAATTATTAGTCCTAAACCAAGCGTTTTGCTTAAAATGTCTGTTTCAAGTTATATCACTAGAGAACCAGAGAAATGTGTATTGAGCTGATGGCAAATAGTAGGGTCACTATgactgtcttttaaaattaattattaaagtTCTAATTTGGAGTTCTGTCCAGGAATCATAGACATGTATAATGTCAGTGTAAGTACTGCACCTCTGGAAGCTTAGGTACTACTACAGTTATTCAAGAAAGCTTgtttggtattttaaaataagcttaCATTCAGCTGTCACACTCTGCTtttacatatatgtgtatatatatgtatatatttccTACCAGTTGCTTTGGAGGTCTTCATTTGGTTCTTAAACTTTATGTGATGCAGTTAACTTTTGAATGCAAACTATTCCATTGTTTAGGCTTGTTTGCTCTTGGATTATATGTACTCTTTGAAATCTCTAATTTACTAATATCTTCTTTGAAAGTACTAGAGGCTGTATTCTGATAAAGCACCTCCGAGAAATGTGGATGCAGAAGTTCAGCATCCTGTTGCTGTTTCCTGAAATGCAGCAATGTCTTTTGCCAGTGGAGATCAGTACTTGAAAATCTGTATGGATGATAGTCACGTTTCTCTGGTCTCTTCCTCCCTGCAATGAAAACATCATTTGGTTctggtggtttgttttctgagcCATTTAACAATTACATATATACTGTTTTTGAACCCATACACAAGAAACCCATGTTTATTCTGTTACCAGCTATTCCAGCTACTTCCTGAGGAAGCTTTCCATCTATAAGTGTTTTAAATTCATCACTCTTAAATACATGACCTCACAATGATCATGCTGAAGCACTTAGTTTTCCAGTAATCCAGATGGTTCCCAATCAGGAGTCTTGCTGCACTATTTACTTAGAGCTTTTATGAATGTTCTTAGTAAACTTTATTTCCAGACAAAATACTGAGTACCTTGCTGCTAAGAACTGATTCCTGTGGGATTCAATTAGAAATATGTCTAACTGACACAGACCTGTAGCCTCAGCTTTAATTTGCTTGCTATTAACTGTATGTGCGCAACTGTGCCAGTTTCTTTGTGTCCTGCTGAAAAAGTCAGTGTGCAAATGTGTTAGATCAACACTGTTCCTATTGTCTACCAAATAAATTCTGTAAttgcatgaggaaaaaaagtaattcagaaAAGGTACGTTTTCCATACATTTAAGCTGTGTAATTTAAGTACAATTTGctcatttatttcttgttcCTATATGAAGaagttggtttgggtttgttttttttcccctgggattAAGGCGAGGTTGACCGTAAGTTCCTGAATTTGTTcctttcttacttttttccttAGTATTGGCATTACCTCAGCtttctttgagattttttttctgagcttcCCCAGATTTCTCAGAGCTTATGGAAAATCCACATTAACAGCACACAAGCCGCGTTTGCCAGCTCTTAAAATTCTTGGATGCAGGCTATCTGGAGCTGCTGATTTAAAAACCGCTTCACTTCTGTTCTTATGTTTAAGGTTTTCCATGGCTATTGTTGGAATTTTCTGATATATGTTGTTTTTCTCACAAAAATTTATCTAAACTTTGTTTTGTCTGAAACACcctataaattaaaaaacaaaaatacttctCCTTGCCATTCATGAAGGTAAAAAGCCGGTCTAAATACAACTTTTTGCTTGTCttgtattttgtaatttttaacttctaattaatattttgtattctgcctggttttccttttattgcaTATAGCTTTTCATGTAGGTTTTTCTCCCCAGACAATGCTAACTttagttaaaatatttgaattctGTGACTTAAATTAATACTCAACAGCCTGTGCTTTTTAGTTGAAGCTTCCAGGAATCTTTCTCTCATGTCAAGTAATTAAGAAGATAAATGATTAAGAAGCAAGACGTGCTTTTGACATGACTTAGTAGTCTGTAGCAGAAACAATTTGATACCTAATTTAATGATTTATCATGCAGAGTATCAGTCCATGTGCATTCATGTTACTTTCTGacttttgttttggggtttacAGATTACTGgggatattttttctctcttcctttgaCTAGTTAGTCCTTCAGAAGAGTAGATCCTGGGATGAGTCTATATAGGTGATAGAAGGAGCATCTGCCTGTAGTCAATCAGGTCATTTGTAGTAACTCAGTGAAATGCAGGTTTTTGTTGTCTTCTGGTGAAGATTGAACCTTTCTGATGCACCGTTGGCTGGGTCAAAGGGCAGACATACTCCCATACTTTGCAGCTTGGGTTATGAACACTGTTCATTATTTTGACTAGATTTATTCTGCTTATTTCACACTGGTGGCCCGTGGATGGTTTTGgcagggcagctgtgggcagctccctggAAGATGTCTTGGTTATGCCAGCCTAATACCTCTACTGTTTGCTTTCAGTGGTTATTAACATATCGCTATTTACTTGTAAATCACTTCCTTCTCCAAGGTCATTTGGATCTGAACACTTTTAAGGGTTGTGTTTGAGCTTCTGGTCTTCAAATACCTGTGAAGCAGGATCATATGAAGCAGGCTTCCACGAAGGTCATCAATAGATGGTTGAGTCTCTAAACCAGTCAGGAGAAATCCAGTGAAAGCTATTTTTTACCGTTTTGAGAAAGGCTACAGCATCTGCTTGTTCTTAAATGTGGGTATCTGCTGATCCTCTTGTGTTAAGTTTCTCAGTTGTATCATGTTGCAGATCTCTCATCCAAGTTCTTTGCTCAGCAATTAGCTTTCTCCACAAGTGCCCAAGCTACTGGAACTTCggaaaaaaatctggaactAAAAATACCCCCCTTTAAAAGACTGATCTGTGTAAAGGGGAAGCTGTTAACTGGCATTGCTCTCTGCAGGTAGCAGGCAGACAGAATGCACAGCTGGAGTTCTCATATCGCACCTAGCCTGCccattttacattttctaaattttcatGCCAATTGTAGCATAAAGCTCAACATACAAAAATGCAACCACCCCTCATAACACTAGGGTCTCTTTACCTTAGAAATCCCTCACGTAAGCATGGAAAACATGAGCTAGGCCTGTGATTCAGAAAAAGAGCAACTGTGCCTTGATGGAGTCCTTTACTATTGATAAATATTGACACAAATACTGATTGTTGTGAGACGTTTTCAAGTGGGCAACTTGAACTTCATTGTTATCACCACAAAGTCTTCTAAATACGTGCTTTATGCCTGCAGATAATACACTTGGATTCTAATACCACTGATGTGGTTAGAGCAAAACTTCTCCCTTGTTTTTCTGACACAGATCACTGACAAGAATTACAAAGCTGCTGATGTGATACAGCATTTCTAGTTATATGAAATCTGTCCATCTGGGAAGCTTTCAGGAGGATATTTCAATTCATCCTGTCCTAGTTcaatcttaattttctttcaaattgaTTAATTGTAtgttctctgctttcctgcaagaatgtttgttttctctccacTCCTTGCTCTGCGGATGTGATGCTTCTGTCAAATtcataataatgaaaaaaacaccttttgtAACTCACACAGCTTTGATAGCAGCCAAGGTGGTTTATAGGTTAGCAATATGGCATTACTGGTAATCAGTGAACTATATATTGTGGATCAGTATCAGCACTACGACAGAAATCACAACACTAGAGGCTTACAAACTGCTAGTAAGCACCTACTAATTTCATACCCTTCTACAACTGGTCCCCCTTACAGAGTCACACATTTCTTATATGCGCTTCCACTCTCTTGCAAGAAGTGTGTGTTACAATACACAGTCCCACTTTTGGAAGCCTGTgcttccaaaccattccacatAGCAGGAGGGGTGGATCCCTGCTCTTCCTTCATTCTGTCAGTCTCTCAGGAGGGGAATGGCAGCTACTTACCATGTCTGATGAGGAGGGTCTTAGAAATATTAGCACCTACCACAAACTTTCTTCTAATACTCACAAATTCCCATGCTGCTTTtcaagttggttttttttttttttttttttttggttttttttttttttttccctcctcaaaAGGCTCTTGTTAATCTAATTCCCTGGTTACCATTAATTTGGGTAGTCATTGTCTTAAGTAAGCTTCATTATTGTTAATTTCCTCTTAGTGTTACCAAGTTTTGGGCAAACATCTTCTCAGAACATGCCAGTTTGGGTATTCTGTTcgaacacacacacacactattTATACTCACATTCACACCCAACCAGCTGTTGTTAGCCAGGCCAGCTTACCAAGAGTGGGGAATACAATTCCTGtacaaaaaatccccagcacagcccagtgaaGGCAGAGCTAGTGGACGTACAAACAgaactgtgggtttttttgcatccggttttccttttgaaaatcaCCTCAGAAGACTTCATATGGGGAAAAGTTAATcaagtacaaaaaaacccccaaaaaactccccCCTACACAGATCTTTCCAATCCAGATTTGGCCACTTGAGGCAGCACCACTTGGCACTGTTGTGATCTGTTTCACTTGGTGAAAATAGTTCAAGAACACTGCAGTAGTTCGTAGAAGACCTTCAAAACTTGCACCTACTCAAATAATATCTATGTGACTCATTGGACAGAACAAGCTGTTTTAATACCAGAATTGGAAATGACTTCCAGGACACAAGTTGTTTTGCTGCTCTTACCTCACTGGCTTCTCTATGGATGCTTTGTACTGAGAGTGCTAAGGAAGTAGTGGCGTTAAGGAACATACTGGTGCGTATAAACTCTTATAATACTGTGCTATGAAAGACTTAGGAGTTGTCTTTCCTCCTCATGTCTGCCCCTCTGCAAAGACTTTGTGGGaagctgccagctgcagggtaTTAGCATGGCTGGGTGTctgtcctgcaggaaaaaaatgctgtttagtTTTACAGCAATTCTGTTTACCAGTTAATGTAGCCCATATACATATTTTCCCATGTGTTTTAGAGCCCAGTTATGAAGTTATCTTTGGTTCTTTTCATCCAATGACGAGTTTAATATAATGTAGACAGAGTAGTAGGGAATTGTTTCCTGATGCTTGCACTGCTTCTCTGTCATGGAATAAGGATAATTTCAGGAATGGTTCTGGCCTCACACTGCCTTACGACTGGAAGAAGAATTTTTCTTGATATGGAATGCATCACTCCCTCatgtttagtttttttgttcctgaaaaGTTTTTCATCATCTCTTTAGAACTGGTATCCTTTTGTGATTTCTTGATCCAGTGGGTTTTGAGATGGTAAATGTTTTGCAAGCACAAAATTTAGCAAATGCTTGCTACAGATGATGAAGAGACTAAACGCAAGGGGTGATTTCCACCTTGAAGTTACAGGACTATTAGAGATGGATATTAGTTGCAACTTGCAGCTTTATCTAGATTACATCCAGGTGTTTGCCCTCCATGGGACTTGAGGTGCCCTTCCCAACCCTGGCATCTGGAAAGAAAGATTAAAGCCAATTCAGCAATACTTCTGTTATGACCTGACCCTCTGTGAACTAGCCAAGCTAAATTACTCAAAACCCAACAGAAACAGGAATAGTAACAGAACTTAGGACCTAGAGCTAAAGGAGATGCTGTAGTGTTATAGATGTGCTTTAGAAACAGGAGTTAGTAGCCACTGAGGAAACCATCATGCTGTGATTGCTCAGAACAGCTGGTCAGATCCACATCATAACGTGAAAGTGATCCAAGAGGCATCAAATACGAAGAAGTTTTGGTTTCAAAGGGTTTACTAACTTCTCCCCAAGGTTAATCTGGCAAAGTGGCAGCTGCAGTTTACTGCATGGAAGTTATGAGGTTGCAGTGGCAGGGCAGGAATAACCACCATAGAGTTTGTAACATCATTCATAGAAGACCCAGAAGTTTTGTTTAAGAGAACATCTTACTCGGAGATTACAGCAAGTCTATTAAACTTACCTTTCACCTAAATGCATGCCAGAAGTTTCTGCTTCATGAAAATGGGGCTTGTGCATGGCCTTTCACACCACTCTACAAAATGTGGTTGTAAATGTGGAATATAGTTGCTATATTTTTCCCCTAGGAAatgatataaaacaaaaaaaaaatctttttttcccctgcagcagtCAATTAAATAACGTAAGAGCAACTACATGTAGATTAGCGTGCACTAATGTGCAAACAATTGCACAGCCAACATTCCTCAACATTCCTGCCTCCATGCACTGTGAAATCCCCAGCAACAGGTTTTCCAGATGCCAGTCAAGGGAAGCAGTATTTTCTACAGGTTtaaaactgaggaaaatatAGTATTAATGTTTATTAAGGTTGTGGTCAAGCATTCAATTTTTAGGCAAATAAAATCAGGTACTGTGGTAAACACAGAAGGTGGGTTTGAGTATGGTACCCATGTCccctgaaaaaaattgcagaaatacTAATACTTGTCATTTTTTCAGCATTATGACCTTGTGTTTTTAGTTTATATATGAAACCggtatctttaaaaaatattctttcaataATCATGACTGTTGGAAGTTGTTTCTGAGAGCATCCAGCAGCCACTTCATCCTACACGTACAGGTGTATGTCCTTTTTGAGAGTCACTTACCTGTTCAGAGGAATAACTGATTCTCATTCACTCTTGTGAAATGTTTCTGGCAGGAACAAATGTTTATGTTAATACCTAGGAattgtttctcatttttcctagggaaaaaaaaaaaaagcaaaagcagcaacaCACCTTTGatacagaaaatggaattttttacTCTCAAAATCTTCTGTACATAAAGGAAATTccttttccagtgaaaaatcTACCATTACTTGTGCACAATATATTGCTAAGTCATTGGTGCTACTGAAATATAGCACTAAGTAATCATAATTAGTAATAGTGCaattgcaaagaaaaggaaattaaaaagggCCTCTCAGGCAGTTTGGGGACTGGTAATGGCTTGCAGAGCATTAGAAGTTACACAAGTTTTTAACTCTAGTTGGGGTTTTAAGGGGCTGAGAGCAAGAGGAAGTCTGTGCTTCTTTCAACAAACCAAGAGACTACTTTGACCTGGTGGAAACATGACCACTCTGAACTGAATCAGTGGCCCTGTCTGATTTTAAGCACTATTTCAAGACCTTAGTTTAAGTCTTGCAGGATCATGACAGTCCAGCAGGCAGGTATCTCCAGCATACAACACAGAAAGCGACATGCCAGGATAAAGTTAGTTATTTTTCAGTGAGAGCTTCACTGACTGAAAAGGTGATAGCAAATAGGTTTGGATTTGGGGGTGTCTCCTCTCTCACTGTCTCTGGCTTATCTCCttgcctcctccagccccttcccttgTCTCCCTGGCACATGGTTCTTTTGCTATGATCAGTCAGGTAGTGCTGATTTGTATCATCAGGACACTTTCCCAAATGCTGTTTGAAATTCAATATACAGCTTTTTAAACAAACTATGCCgccatgaaaatgtttttaaaatgtaactacATTTGTTTCCTCTGAAAGTCAGCTGTTGGGAAGAATGATTTATTAAACTTTAGGAATATCTACTTTTCTCCTCTCAATCAGCAAACATTTAATAGCAATCATTTCACTTCCAAAAGCTGTACGAGGATTGACAACTTTAGGGGAGGTCTGGAGTTCTGTCACTTTCTTAACAAAGAGAAATCAACATGATGCTCATCTATTGACATGCTCGTGCAGTGACACATTCCTTCAAAAGCTTTACATGTAGCTTTCATGTTATCTGTAAACCATTTCATTGGAACTGCTGGATAAGAGAAGAACAAGGGCGTGGAAAAGGTGTCTCTCTAAACTTACTATGTTATGTAATATATACTATCAactactattaaaaaaatccagcctcCCCAGCCTATCAGTTCCCTTATTCACATTCAGCTTTTTCACAGTCTGTTCAGGTGCAGCTTTCTATGCTTGTCTCT contains:
- the RPS20 gene encoding small ribosomal subunit protein uS10; translated protein: MAFKDTGKAPVEQEVAIHRIRITLTSRNVKSLEKVCADLIRGAKEKNLKVKGPVRMPTKTLRITTRKTPCGEGSKTWDRFQMRIHKRLIDLHSPSEIVKQITSISIEPGVEVEVTIADA